The stretch of DNA NNNNNNNNNNNNNNNNNNNNNNNNNNNNNNNNNNNNNNNNNNNNNNNNNNNNNNNNNNNNNNNNNNNNNNNNNNNNNNNNNNNNNNNNNNNNNNNNNNNNNNNNNNNNNNNNNNNNNNNNNNNNNNNNNNNNNNNNNNNNNNNNNNNNNNNNNNNNNNNNNNNNNNNNNNNNNNNNNNNNNNNNNNNNNNNNNNNNNNNNNNNNNNNNNNNNNNNNNNNNNNNNNNNNNNNNNNNNNNNNNNNNNNNNNNNNNNNNNNNNNNNNNNNNNNNNNNNNNNNNNNNNNNNNNNNNNNNNNNNNNNNNNNNNNNNNNNNNNNNNNNNNNNNNNNNNNNNNNNNNNNNNNNNNNNNNNNNNNNNNNNNNNNNNNNNNNNNNNNNNNNNNNNNNNNNNNNNNNNNNNNNNNNNNNNNNNNNNNNNNNNNNNNNNNNNNNNNNNNNNNNNNNNNNNNNNNNNNNNNNNNNNNNNNNNNNNNNNNNNNNNNNNNNNNNNNNNNNNNNNNNNNNNNNNNNNNNNNNNNNNNNNNNNNNNNNNNNNNNNNNNNNNNNNNNNNNNNNNNNNNNNNNNNNNNNNNNNNNNNNNNNNNNNNNNNNNNNNNNNNNNNNNNNNNNNNNNNNNNNNNNNNNNNNNNNNNNNNNNNNNNNNNNNNNNNNNNNNNNNNNNNNNNNNNNNNNNNNNNNNNNNNNNNNNNNNNNNNNNNNNNNNNNNNNNNNNNNNNNNNNNNNNNNNNNNNNNNNNNNNNNNNNNNNNNNNNNNNNNNNNNNNNNNNNNNNNNNNNNNNNNNNNNNNNNNNNNNNNNNNNNNNNNNNNNNNNNNNNNNNNNNNNNNNNNNNNNNNNNNNNNNNNNNNNNNNNNNNNNNNNNNNNNNNNNNNNNNNNNNNNNNNNNNNNNNNNNNNNNNNNNNNNNNNNNNNNNNNNNNNNNNNNNNNNNNNNNNNNNNNNNNNNNNNNNNNNNNNNNNNNNNNNNNNNNNNNNNNNNNNNNNNNNNNNNNNNNNNNNNNNNNNNNNNNNNNNNNNNNNNNNNNNNNNNNNNNNNNNNNNNNNNNNNNNNNNNNNNNNNNNNNNNNNNNNNNNNNNNNNNNNNNNNNNNNNNNNNNNNNNNNNNNNNNNNNNNNNNNNNNNNNNNNNNNNNNNNNNNNNNNNNNNNNNNNNNNNNNNNNNNNNNNNNNNNNNNNNNNNNNNNNNNNNNNNNNNNNNNNNNNNNNNNNNNNNNNNNNNNNNNNNNNNNNNNNNNNNNNNNNNNNNNNNNNNNNNNNNNNNNNNNNNNNNNNNNNNNNNNNNNNNNNNNNNNNNNNNNNNNNNNNNNNNNNNNNNNNNNNNNNNNNNNNNNNNNNNNNNNNNNNNNNNNNNNNNNNNNNNNNNNNNNNNNNNNNNNNNNNNNNNNNNNNNNNNNNNNNNNNNNNNNNNNNNNNNNNNNNNNNNNNNNNNNNNNNNNNNNNNNNNNNNNNNNNNNNNNNNNNNNNNNNNNNNNNNNNNNNNNNNNNNNNNNNNNNNNNNNNNNNNNNNNNNNNNNNNNNNNNNNNNNNNNNNNNNNNNNNNNNNNNNNNNNNNNNNNNNNNNNNNNNNNNNNNNNNNNNNNNNNNNNNNNNNNNNNNNNNNNNNNNNNNNNNNNNNNNNNNNNNNNNNNNNNNNNNNNNNNNNNNNNNNNNNNNNNNNNNNNNNNNNNNNNNNNNNNNNNNNNNNNNNNNNNNNNNNNNNNNNNNNNNNNNNNNNNNNNNNNNNNNNNNNNNNNNNNNNNNNNNNNNNNNNNNNNNNNNNNNNNNNNNNNNNNNNNNNNNNNNNNNNNNNNNNNNNNNNNNNNNNNNNNNNNNNNNNNNNNNNNNNNNNNNNNNNNNNNNNNNNNNNNNNNNNNNNNNNNNNNNNNNNNNNNNNNNNNNNNNNNNNNNNNNNNNNNNNNNNNNNNNNNNNNNNNNNNNNNNNNNNNNNNNNNNNNNNNNNNNNNNNNNNNNNNNNNNNNNNNNNNNNNNNNNNNNNNNNNNNNNNNNNNNNNNNNNNNNNNNNNNNNNNNNNNNNNNNNNNNNNNNNNNNNNNNNNNNNNNNNNNNNNNNNNNNNNNNNNNNNNNNNNNNNNNNNNNNNNNNNNNNNNNNNNNNNNNNNNNNNNNNNNNNNNNNNNNNNNNNNNNNNNNNNNNNNNNNNNNNNNNNNNNNNNNNNNNNNNNNNNNNNNNNNNNNNNNNNNNNNNNNNNNNNNNNNNNNNNNNNNNNNNNNNNNNNNNNNNNNNNNNNNNNNNNNNNNNNNNNNNNNNNNNNNNNNNNNNNNNNNNNNNNNNNNNNNNNNNNNNNNNNNNNNNNNNNNNNNNNNNNNNNNNNNNNNNNNNNNNNNNNNNNNNNNNNNNNNNNNNNNNNNNNNNNNNNNNNNNNNNNNNNNNNNNNNNNNNNNNNNNNNNNNNNNNNNNNNNNNNNNNNNNNNNNNNNNNNNNNNNNNNNNNNNNNNNNNNNNNNNNNNNNNNNNNNNNNNNNNNNNNNNNNNNNNNNNNNNNNNNNNNNNNNNNNNNNNNNNNNNNNNNNNNNNNNNNNNNNNNNNNNNNNNNNNNNNNNNNNNNNNNNNNNNNNNNNNNNNNNNNNNNNNNNNNNNNNNNNNNNNNNNNNNNNNNNNNNNNNNNNNNNNNNNNNNNNNNNNNNNNNNNNNNNNNNNNNNNNNNNNNNNNNNNNNNNNNNNNNNNNNNNNNNNNNNNNNNNNNNNNNNNNNNNNNNNNNNNNNNNNNNNNNNNNNNNNNNNNNNNNNNNNNNNNNNNNNNNNNNNNNNNNNNNNNNNNNNNNNNNNNNNNNNNNNNNNNNNNNNNNNNNNNNNNNNNNNNNNNNNNNNNNNNNNNNNNNNNNNNNNNNNNNNNNNNNNNNNNNNNNNNNNNNNNNNNNNNNNNNNNNNNNNNNNNNNNNNNNNNNCCCTCGGCTGAGTATTTGCCTAGCTGGGCCAGTGAGTTGGCCTTTGCCCTCACCAACAGTGCCTTCTGCGAGGCCTCGATCTTCTCCGGGTTGCCTTGCCACGTCCTGAGCACAGAGTTCTGCAGGGCACGTGCGTAGGAGAAGGACACATGCCATGGGTTTGGGCTCTGGTTCATGGCGTTCAGGTTCAGTGTGGCCTCTGCCTCCGATTGTCCTCCAGACAGAAACATGATTCCTGGGACAGCTGGAGGGACCCTCCTTTTCAGCATGGTGAGCGTGAAATCCGCAACGGTCTCGGGAGAGGCCTTGTTCTTGTGCTCAGCGCCTGGGGTGACCATGCTCGGCTTCAGCAGAATGCCCTCGAGCATGACGTTGTTCTGGGCCAAGTAGAAGAAGACCTCGGACCACACTTTCTCTGCCACCTCGAGAGTCCTCTCAATCGGGTGGTCCCCATCCAGAAGGATCTCCGGCTCCACAATGGGCACAAGACCGTTCTCCTGAGAGATGGCCGCATAGCGAGCAAGGCCCCACGCAGCTTCTTTGACAGCCAGTGCTGAAGGGCCGCAAGGAACACTCACAACTGTCCTCCTggagaaacacacacacacatttttcaattttcatcaTCATAATTATTAAATAGGAAGAGCAGATTCACATATCAACCAAAGAAGGAATAAAGAGATTTATATGGTGAGAAATTATGAATGACATACCACTTGGCAAAACGAGCGCCTTGCTTGTAGTACTCAGCAGAGCGTGAAGCCAATCCATCGAGGCCTTGGCACCAAGACTCGTCGTTGGAGCCGGGGAGAGGAGACAAGCCCTTCAGGAGGCAACAGGTGGATTGTCAATTTTTGACACAGATATATGATGATTGAATACAACATATGGATGGAATTGGATAGTTGTTCATCATAAGAAAGGAACCTTGTCAACTTTGATGCCAGGGACGATGTTGGCATCGCGGAGGCAATCGACAAAGGTCTTGCCGTCCTTGGTGGACTGGTAAAGCGTCTCCTCGAAGAGAATGGCACCAGAGATGTAATCGCCGAGGCCAGGAGTGGTAAGCAAAAGTTGCCTGTAGGCCTGACGGTTGTCCTCCGTGTTATCCAAGCCGATGGAAGCGAGCCTCTTCCCACAGGTTGCGTTCGACTCATCGATAGCGAGGATACCTCTCCCGGGGGATGCCACGCTTTTCTATTAccgcaacaaaaaaaaaaatcacaataccacaaaaatcttaaaatcacAACTAACGTTTGACTTTGTTGAATCGAGTGGACAAGACGACTAATAAAAAGCGTATTAATAAAAAGGGAATTTGGCATGAGAGAGATCTAGGCGCTGGAAAAAAAAGGGACCAAAGAGATGAAAGTATATACTCACGGCAGTTTTAACAAGCTCGTCGGAGTAAGCACTAGCACGGATCGCGAAGGAGACTCGAGAAGGAGGCGTAGAAGCAGAGGGGTGGGCGCCGGAGCGCTGGCCGATCCatggagaagagagagtgtttgGCTTTACAAAGGTGGAAGACGCCATAGTAAAGCAGCACGCTAGAACAAAAGTGGTGATCGATCTCTCTCGGGGACTCCGCAGGGATCTGGTGTGGAGAGAGTGTAAAAGAGAACCAACAAAAAATGCT from Camelina sativa cultivar DH55 chromosome 9, Cs, whole genome shotgun sequence encodes:
- the LOC104710018 gene encoding fructose-bisphosphate aldolase 3, chloroplastic isoform X1 → MASSTFVKPNTLSSPWIGQRSGAHPSASTPPSRVSFAIRASAYSDELVKTAKSVASPGRGILAIDESNATCGKRLASIGLDNTEDNRQAYRQLLLTTPGLGDYISGAILFEETLYQSTKDGKTFVDCLRDANIVPGIKVDKGLSPLPGSNDESWCQGLDGLASRSAEYYKQGARFAKWRTVVSVPCGPSALAVKEAAWGLARYAAISQENGLVPIVEPEILLDGDHPIERTLEVAEKVWSEVFFYLAQNNVMLEGILLKPSMVTPGAEHKNKASPETVADFTLTMLKRRVPPAVPGIMFLSGGQSEAEATLNLNAMNQSPNPWHVSFSYARALQNSVLRTWQGNPEKIEASQKALLVRAKANSLAQLGKYSAEGENEDAKKGMFVKGYTY
- the LOC104710018 gene encoding fructose-bisphosphate aldolase 3, chloroplastic isoform X2, whose translation is MASSTFVKPNTLSSPWIGQRSGAHPSASTPPSRVSFAIRASAYSDELVKTAKSVASPGRGILAIDESNATCGKRLASIGLDNTEDNRQAYRQLLLTTPGLGDYISGAILFEETLYQSTKDGKTFVDCLRDANIVPGIKVDKGLSPLPGSNDESWCQGLDGLASRSAEYYKQGARFAKWRTVVSVPCGPSALAVKEAAWGLARYAAISQENGLVPIVEPEILLDGDHPIERTLEVAEKVWSEVFFYLAQNNVMLEGILLKPSMVTPGAEHKNKASPETVADFTLTMLKRRVPPAVPGIMFLSGGQSEAEATLNLNAMNQSPNPWHVSFSYARALQNSVLRTWQGNPEKIEASQKALLVRAKANSLAQLGKYSAEGENEDAKKGMFVKGYTY